The Meriones unguiculatus strain TT.TT164.6M chromosome 1, Bangor_MerUng_6.1, whole genome shotgun sequence genome has a segment encoding these proteins:
- the Clcf1 gene encoding cardiotrophin-like cytokine factor 1 isoform X3 translates to MLACLCAVLWHLPAVPALNRTGDPGPGPSIQKTYDLTRYLEHQLRSLAGTYLNYLGPPFNEPDFNPPRLGAETLPRATVNLEVWRSLNDKLRLTQNYEAYSHLLCYLRGLNRQAATAELRRSLAHFCTSLQGLLGSIAGVMAALGYPLPQPLPGTEPAWAPGPAHSDFLQKMDDFWLLKELQTWLWRSAKDLNRLKKKMQPPVAPATLHLEAHGF, encoded by the exons ATGCTAGCTTGCCTATGCGCAGTGCTGTGGCACCTCCCTGCAGTGCCAGCTCTTAATCGCACGGGAGATCCAGGCCCTGGCCCCTCCATCCAGAAAACCTATGACCTCACCCGCTACCTGGAGCACCAACTCCGCAGCTTGGCTGGGACCTAC CTGAACTACCTGGGGCCCCCCTTCAACGAGCCTGACTTCAATCCTCCTCGGTTGGGGGCAGAGACTCTGCCCAGGGCCACCGTCAACTTGGAAGTGTGGCGAAGCCTCAATGACAAGCTGCGGCTGACCCAGAACTATGAGGCCTACAGCCACCTCCTGTGCTACTTACGTGGCCTCAACCGTCAAGCTGCCACAGCTGAACTTCGGCGCAGTCTAGCACATTTCTGTACCAGTCTCCAGGGTCTGCTAGGCAGCATTGCAGGTGTCATGGCAGCTCTTGGCTACCCACTGCCCCAGCCTCTGCCAGGGACTGAGCCAGCCTGGGCCCCTGGCCCTGCCCACAGTGACTTCCTCCAGAAGATGGATGACTTCTGGCTGCTGAAGGAGCTGCAGACCTGGTTGTGGCGCTCAGCCAAGGACCTGAACCGGCtgaagaagaagatgcagcctcCGGTGGCGCCAGCTACCCTGCACCTGGAGGCCCACGGCTTCTGA
- the Clcf1 gene encoding cardiotrophin-like cytokine factor 1 isoform X2 gives MAATVTGQPHKCLLTGGMGPRLHTEGDSWGMLACLCAVLWHLPAVPALNRTGDPGPGPSIQKTYDLTRYLEHQLRSLAGTYLNYLGPPFNEPDFNPPRLGAETLPRATVNLEVWRSLNDKLRLTQNYEAYSHLLCYLRGLNRQAATAELRRSLAHFCTSLQGLLGSIAGVMAALGYPLPQPLPGTEPAWAPGPAHSDFLQKMDDFWLLKELQTWLWRSAKDLNRLKKKMQPPVAPATLHLEAHGF, from the exons GGGACTCGTGGGGGATGCTAGCTTGCCTATGCGCAGTGCTGTGGCACCTCCCTGCAGTGCCAGCTCTTAATCGCACGGGAGATCCAGGCCCTGGCCCCTCCATCCAGAAAACCTATGACCTCACCCGCTACCTGGAGCACCAACTCCGCAGCTTGGCTGGGACCTAC CTGAACTACCTGGGGCCCCCCTTCAACGAGCCTGACTTCAATCCTCCTCGGTTGGGGGCAGAGACTCTGCCCAGGGCCACCGTCAACTTGGAAGTGTGGCGAAGCCTCAATGACAAGCTGCGGCTGACCCAGAACTATGAGGCCTACAGCCACCTCCTGTGCTACTTACGTGGCCTCAACCGTCAAGCTGCCACAGCTGAACTTCGGCGCAGTCTAGCACATTTCTGTACCAGTCTCCAGGGTCTGCTAGGCAGCATTGCAGGTGTCATGGCAGCTCTTGGCTACCCACTGCCCCAGCCTCTGCCAGGGACTGAGCCAGCCTGGGCCCCTGGCCCTGCCCACAGTGACTTCCTCCAGAAGATGGATGACTTCTGGCTGCTGAAGGAGCTGCAGACCTGGTTGTGGCGCTCAGCCAAGGACCTGAACCGGCtgaagaagaagatgcagcctcCGGTGGCGCCAGCTACCCTGCACCTGGAGGCCCACGGCTTCTGA
- the Clcf1 gene encoding cardiotrophin-like cytokine factor 1 isoform X1: MDLRAGDSWGMLACLCAVLWHLPAVPALNRTGDPGPGPSIQKTYDLTRYLEHQLRSLAGTYLNYLGPPFNEPDFNPPRLGAETLPRATVNLEVWRSLNDKLRLTQNYEAYSHLLCYLRGLNRQAATAELRRSLAHFCTSLQGLLGSIAGVMAALGYPLPQPLPGTEPAWAPGPAHSDFLQKMDDFWLLKELQTWLWRSAKDLNRLKKKMQPPVAPATLHLEAHGF; encoded by the exons GGGACTCGTGGGGGATGCTAGCTTGCCTATGCGCAGTGCTGTGGCACCTCCCTGCAGTGCCAGCTCTTAATCGCACGGGAGATCCAGGCCCTGGCCCCTCCATCCAGAAAACCTATGACCTCACCCGCTACCTGGAGCACCAACTCCGCAGCTTGGCTGGGACCTAC CTGAACTACCTGGGGCCCCCCTTCAACGAGCCTGACTTCAATCCTCCTCGGTTGGGGGCAGAGACTCTGCCCAGGGCCACCGTCAACTTGGAAGTGTGGCGAAGCCTCAATGACAAGCTGCGGCTGACCCAGAACTATGAGGCCTACAGCCACCTCCTGTGCTACTTACGTGGCCTCAACCGTCAAGCTGCCACAGCTGAACTTCGGCGCAGTCTAGCACATTTCTGTACCAGTCTCCAGGGTCTGCTAGGCAGCATTGCAGGTGTCATGGCAGCTCTTGGCTACCCACTGCCCCAGCCTCTGCCAGGGACTGAGCCAGCCTGGGCCCCTGGCCCTGCCCACAGTGACTTCCTCCAGAAGATGGATGACTTCTGGCTGCTGAAGGAGCTGCAGACCTGGTTGTGGCGCTCAGCCAAGGACCTGAACCGGCtgaagaagaagatgcagcctcCGGTGGCGCCAGCTACCCTGCACCTGGAGGCCCACGGCTTCTGA